The DNA window GCCCGGCCCAGTTACACGGTGAATGCTTCGGCCGCAGCGGGGGGCTCAATCAATCCGTCGGGCGCAGTCAGCGTGGCGCAGGGCGGCTCGCAGCAATTTTTCATCACACCCAATCCCGGTTGTTTGTATTCCCTGGCCGCGGACGGCAAGCCCATGGGGTCGCGCGACAGCTTCATCTTTTCCGATGTCACCTCCGACCATTCCATTGCCGCTTCGTTCTATTGCACGATCAATGCATCGGCAGGCTTCGGCGGATCCATCAGTGCTCCGGGCGTCACGACCGTTGGCTATGGCAGCAACATGACCTATACCATCACCCCGGCGTCAAACTACTCGATTCTTAAGGTCACGGTGGACGGGACCAATGTCGGGGCGGTGGCGAGCTACACCTTCACGAACGTCACGACCGCTCACACCATCTCCGCCTCCTTCACCGGCGGCAGCGGCGGTGGCAGTGTTCCGCAGACGAACCATTTGCTTTTTTCCTGTCTGGCCGATGCCATGCTGACCAACAGCGCCGGCACCATCACGAGTTGGCCGACGTATGTCCCGGCTGCCGCGCCGCTCTCGCCCATGGGAAATCCTTCGCCAAAATTGACGAGGATTGATGGCCGTCCGTTCGCCCGGAACGACTACGGTTCCGCTCCTGCCGGTTTCAACCAGGGGGCGTATTCGTCGCCGCTCCCTTGCTCCGGTGCCAGCATCGTGGTGGTGGCCAAGCCGACCCGCAATGGCATCGCCGGCGGCTGGGGTTCTGTTGTGGATGCGTTCTACAACCAGCTCTCCCTTGGCATTCTGAACGACAGCGGCAAGGTGTTTGTGTTGCTTAACGGCGCTGGGAACACCAGTTCGACCGCCATCCCCGACGGTCAGACCACCATCCTGAGCATGGTGGTGCAACCAAGCGGGCAGTATAACGTGTGGGCCAATGGATCGCTCGTTCTCACAAGCAGCGCCAGCAATCCTCTGACCTCGCTGGTCAATGGGGTGGCCGGTCCATTCGCCAACAACATCACCCTCGGCAACAATTATCCGGATGGCTGGTCCACCTTCAACGGCTGCATTGGGGACGTCTTTTTCTACACGAATGCGTTGTCCAGCACCGACCGGGCGTCGCTGGAACAGTATTTGGCGACCCGGCTGACCAGTGGCTCCGGCACGAACTATACGATTACAGCTTCAGCCGGAGCTGGTGGCGCGATCAGCCCGGCTGGCAGCGTGCTGGTTTCATCTGGCTCGAACCAAAGTTTCACGATCGCCACCGACACCAACCATGTCGTCAGCGATGTGCTGGTGGACGGAATTTCCGTGGGCGCCGTCTCCAGTTACACCTTCACCAATGTGATTGCCAACCACACCATCGCGGCGACGTTTGCTTACAATGGCTACACGATCACCGCCACGGCCGGATCAGGGGGCGGCATTTCGCCCAGCGGCGCAGTGCCGGTTCCATCGGGCGCCAACCAGAGCTTCACCATAACGCCACTGCCCGGCGGGTCGGTCAGCAATGTCCTGGTGGATGGCGAGTCGCAGGGCGCCATCACGCATTACACCTTCACCAACGTGCTGGCCGATCACACCATCTCGGCCACGTTTTCCTACACGAGCTACACCATTAGCGCCACGGCGGGAACGGGTGGCAGCATCACGCCGACGGGTGCGGTCTCGGTGGGCTCCGGCACCAGTCAGACCTTCACGATCGCGGCCGATGCGGGGTATGCCATTGCTGATGTCGTCGTGGACAGTATTTCACGGGGGGCCATTTCGGAATTCACCTTTACCAACGTGACGGCCAACCATTCCATCTCGGCGACGTTCAATGCACTGCCGAACCAAGGTGGGATCATCAGTGTGAACTACTGCCAGCAAAATGATATTCTTTCGGCCGCGGCGGTGGCGGGCGTGGTTCCAACCAATCACTGGAACAGCATCATCTTCGACAACAACTTCGGCGGGACGAGCTGCTCGAATCCGACCAACGTGTTTTTCGATTGCAGCGGTGCAAGCATCGGGAACTTCGCGGTGAAGCTCTCCGTGAACGGCTTCAACGCTTGGAATACCGGCAGCGGGTCAACGCCGGATGTGGTGCTGATCTCGGATTGGGCCATGAGCGGCGGCGGGACGATCACGCTCACCAACATTCCCTACGCGAACTATGATCTGTATTTCTACCTCTCTTCGTTCGCTGAATATCCCAGCGGCACTGTCACTTACAACATAACCACCGGGCCGGACACCGGGCGGAGCCTGAGCCTCCAGCAAGTTTACGATCAAACCAAGCCGCAGAATTTCGCCAGCTTCGGCTGGGTGGAGGGTTACAATTGGGGCAAGTTCAGCGCCCTGACCGCGAGCAGCCAGACCATCGTCGGCACGGATGGCATATCTGCCTTTCAAATTGTGCAGAATGTTTTGCCCGCGCCGACGCTGTCGATCAAGCCCACCGGTTCAGGAGGCATCGAGATCACCTGGCCGGACAGCTACTCGGGAACCCTCTTGACATCGCCAGTGCTGGGCGTCGGGGCGGTCTGGACCCCGGTGGCGGGCGACCCGGTTCACGAGGGGAGTGTTTACAAAGTCACCGTTACACCCACGGAAAACAACGCCTTTTATGGGTTGGGACAGTAATGGGCGCGATGAGCCTTGGCGGTGTCATCGGGCATCCGCGGCTGACGCGGAGGGCGTCGTGCCGCCCCTGCCGCCACACTTTAGGTTCTGAACTTTGACAAACCTGTCAGCCTGGCCCGGCCGGGCGCGTTAAATCTGCATCGGTATTTGTCAGGGATGCGGTTGTTTGTGGGGACGTGGGCTGGTAGTTTTCCTTGTCCATGAACACCTGTGCCGCAGTCGCCTATGCTGTTAGCTAATTTTCATCGCAAGGTCGGTTTCCTCTCCCGCCCAGTGCCATCGGAAGGGTTGGGTTCCAGGCGCTTCATTCGGGTGAAAACATCTTTCGCTTTCACCCTGATCGAATTGCTCGTCGTCATTGCCATCATTGCGATTCTCGCCGCCCTGTTGCTGCCCGCATTGAGTCGCGCCAAAGACAAGGCAAAGATCATCACTTGTTGCAGCAACATGCGCCAGGTGGGGCTGGCGTGCCGCCTCTATGCCGACGGCAATCGGGACAAGCTGCCTCCCTGCCATGGAGGATGGGCGTGGGACGCGGACTCCAAATCAATCGACCTGTTGTTGGCTGAGGGCTTCAGCCGGGACATTCTTTTTTGCCCGTCATTTGCCGAGTTCAACCAGTCCAACATCTGGAACTTCACCGCGAATTACCGGGTGCTCGGTTGTGTGCTGGCGCTGGACCAATGCGGCGCGCTTCATCCGACGAACTGGAATGCCTCCATGAATCCCTCGGCCATGCAGCGCTGGGTGAATGTTGACTACCGGATCGTTCCTTCCGAACGCGAACTGGCGGCGGACGCGACCGTTTCCCAAGGCGGCAATTTTACCAGCATTGTTTGTGACTGGTATTACGGTGGCACGAAAAAGAACGCGCGGTCGCCGCACCTGCAGGGCAACCTTCCGGCGGGTGGAAACATCGTGTTTTTGGACGGGCACGCCGCTTGGCGGAAGTTTCGCGACATGCAAAAGCGGACGTGGGGCGGTGCTGACTTCTGGTATTGAGCAGGGATGACACTTCCGCCGTAGATCCTGCGTCCCCCTGAACCAACAACCGAGCAATGACCCAGCGAATGATGAAAAGGATGTTTTTGTCCCGTTGCGCGGCGTGGTTGGTTGCCGGCCTGGCGCTGGTGCTGTCCCTGTCTACCTGGGCAAACACGATTCTGAACAACGGGGTCGTGGCCGCCGAGTTTGACGCCCGGGGACTGGTCAGCTTGGAGGATGCAGCGTTGGGGCGGACCTGGCATTTTACGAATGACAACTGTTCCGTGACCATTGACGGGGTGCCCATAAACACGTCCCTGATTGTGCCGGCCGTCAGCGCGGGTTCCAACAGCGTCACGTTTCTCTTTGTGGCGGGCAACTATCAGGTGCGGGTGATTTATGAGTTGCAGGCGGGCTGGCGCTTTGTCAGTCGTCAGATTCAGGTTGCGCCCGGCCTGCCGGGGACGTTTCGCGTGAATGCCGTCACGGCGATGTCCGCCAAAGTTCTGGACGCGGGGGCAACTGTTTACAAACCCAGCCACGCCACTGGCGCCGCTTTTTTGCGGTTTGCCTCGACGGGGCCTGACGATCCGGGCACCGGTCTCATGCTCGCCCTGCAAAACGATTTCCTGAATTGGTCCTTCAGTAGCGGCGCCTTCACGCTGTCCTATTCGCCCGACATGGACTGGAGCGACAGTTACGGTCCGTTCTGCGGTGACCGGGTCTGCCTTGGCCCCTATCAGATGATTGGCCGTCGATACCCGGCCGGTCAGGTCGCGGAGTGGCAGTGGCAGGCTACCGAGCCGGCGGCCAACGGGATGGACTGGTCGGAGATTGAGGCGTTTCAGAATTGCGTGCGCGCGTTCCTGCTGTTTCATCCGACCAAGGCAACGCGGGTGAACATCGGCTGGTGCGAAAACGACTACCAGATCGACACGGGAACCGCGGCCGGGCGGGCCGAGTATAAGCGCATCATGGACATGTGCGCGCAACTCGGCATCGACAACCTGCTTTATACTCCGGCCAACGACCCGGTGGCCCCGCTCAGTCAAAACACCGATGCGTGGGGCTGGGAGAACGTGCTGTGGTGGAACATGGGGCAGCAGATTCGCAAGGGCACCTGGCTCTGCGCCACCAGCACGTTGCCGTCGTCGGTGCAGGAGATGGTGGACTACGCGGGCAGCAAGGGACTCAAACTGCTGGCCTACGCTTATCCCAGCCTGGGCTTCAAGCAGATGCCGGAATGGACTGCGTGGTGCGGTGGCAACACGGGAGGTTACGTCGGGGTTGATACCGGCGTGCGGAGTTTTCAGGACTGGTTTGATCAGCAGCTGCTCGATTTCCACACGCACCAGGGCGCCAGCGGATATTCGTTCGACCACTGGTGGATCGCCTACGATTCGCAATCCGGTCAGCCGCCCGTTTCCAGCAAATACGCGCAGTGGAACGGGTGCCGGCGCATTCTGGAGAATCTGCGACGGGGCGCGCCGGACATCATCATTGATGGTCGCCAGCAGTATCAAAGCTTCGGGGTCTGGACCTGGCTGGCGGGCAATTATCCCCATCCTACCTCGACCGACGAGCAGCCGGAGAGCTTCAAGGCGTTCCCGGATTTGCACACCGACCGGGTTTCGGCCGACCGGCAGCGTTATACCGCGTGGTGGTATCGGATGGTGAATCTGGCGCCGCCCGAAATCACGCCTGGTTTTATCACCCACCAGACGCAGCGCTACACCAGCACCGGCGGCGCGCTCCGCACCGATTTCCGGACGCGGGACTGGGATGTTTTGGGTTGGAAGTTTTCGCTGTTTTCAACGATAGGCACCGCACCGTTCAATCTGGTCATGAACATGATTCCCGCCAAGGATCCGGACGAGTTCGCGGCGCTGTCGGCCACGGACAAGCAGTTCTGCAAGGACTGGTTCGACTGGGTGGACGCTCATCTTGAATACCTGCGCGCCATCCGGCCGATCTTGAGCCAGCCGATGATCGGGCGGGTGGACGGCACCGCGGCCATTCTCGACGACAACGGGTTTGTCTTTCTCTTCAACCCCAATTACCGGCAGTTGCCGGCCACGTTTGCCCTGGACCAGACGATTGGGCTCAAGCGCGGCGCGAAATTCATCCTCAAGGAATTGGAACCACAAGCCGGCCGGCTGATTGGCAAACCCAACGCCGGGGTCTGGAGTTACGGCGACGTGGTCAGTCTTCCCGTGAGCGGGACGACGGCCATGGTCTTGGAAATTGATCCGGCGCCCACGAATCTTCCGGTGACCCTGTTCAACGTGACCGGCGCGGCCACGCTCGATGGCGCAAATGTCGTGGTGCAAAACGCCGCCGCGGAAGTGGGCACCAGCCAGGAAGTGGCAGTGGCCGTTCCGGCCGGCGCGCAGGTGGACGCGCTGACGGTGAATGGACTGACGGTGCCGTTTTCCCGTGCGGGAGATGTGGTGACGGGTAGCGTCCAGTTTGGCGGCGTTCCGTTTGCCAAATGTCAGGCGGTTGGAACTTACAACCCGAGCTTCACGGGCGGCACCGTGACGGGAACCTGCGTGATTCCGGGCCGCGTCTTTGACCAGCTGGCGGCGCGGCGGGCGGCGTGGCCGGTGCCCTACACGGAGGATGATTTGCTGGCCACCTGGCTGGGATCCGACCGGCTCCTGTTGAACATTCACATCGCCAATCCGAGTTCAACCATGGCGGTGACGGCGAAGATCGACGGCATCGTCTTTCCCGTCAAAACCGCCTGGAACGGAGTTTATCCAAGCATGGGCGAACAGACCTTTCTTGGCTTTTATGTGGATGTTTCCCGCCTGGTGCGGGATGTGCCCCACGAAATCGAAGTCACGGTGCCCGGTTTGGCCCCCGGCCAGTTTCAGGGCCTCTATTTCGACAATGTCGAGCCGGAATATACCAGCCTCACCACCAATGCCGTGACCACCCCGGTCACGCGCACCGTTTCCGGCCGGGTCACCAGCACCACGGGGGACGGCGTGGCCGGCGCCGTGGTTTACTTCTCCGACACGACGAATGCCGCGGCACAGCCGCGGATCACCGCGACCGCCGATGCCGACGGTTTCTACCACCGCACGCTGCCAACGCCATCTTCTTGGTATGTGGCCGCCGGGGCAGCCGCTTTGAACACCTCCGCCGAGCAGTTTGTGACGGTGGATGCAATGGACGTGACGAATGTGAATTTCACTCTGGTTGCGAACTCGGTGCTGAGCGGCACGGTCGCCAGCCGCAGCGACGGGGCAGCCATCCCCGGGGCAACCGTTTATTTCTCCACCACGCCCAATGCCTCGCTCAATCCAGTCTTCACGGCGATCTCGGACGGCGCCGGCAGCTTCCACCAGCCGCTGCAAAATGGTGACTGGCACGTGGCGGCGGCGGCGCCCGGCTTTTATCCGTCGGCGGACAAGTTGGTGACCGTGGCAGGTGCCGATGTGGCTGGCGTTGCGCTGACTTTGGCGCCGGCCACGCGGAGCATTCCCCGGCCCGCAGATCTGCTCTTTGCGGGAGTCACCGATTCCTTTCCGCCCAGCGGAAACACGGGAAACTGGCCTTGCTATCAACCCTCCGGTTCGACCTTGACGGCGATGGCGACACCGCAGGTGGACGTGGTCAACGGCATCAAGTGGGAGCAAAACCTGCGGGCTGACGTGGACGGCTACGATCAGGGCGCCTACACGACCCCAATTCCTGTGAACGGCGCAACGATCGTGGTTGCGGCCATTCCTTCGCGGGTGCCCGGCTACGCAGATCCGTGGACGTCCATTGTGGATGTCATGTATGACCGGCTGGTGCTGGGCATCCATAATGGCACCGGCCGGGTCAATGTCCGGCGCAATGGCAGCCTGGACGTCAGCGCGGCAGCGATTCCGGAAGGCCAGATCACCATTCTGAGCCTGGTGTGCCAGCCGGATGGCAAATACAAGGTCTTCGCCAACGGCGCGCAGATCATGAATGTCACCACGACGAATGCCATGACGGCGTTCGTTCCCAACGTGGCCGGACCTTATGCCAGTCACATCAACGTGGGCCGCAACCAGCCGGACGCCTGGCCGACTTTCAACGGGAAGATTGGCGACGTGTTCGTTTACAAGGTGGCGTTGAGCGATGTCGAACGCCAACAGCTTGAGGCCGATCTCTACAATAAATTCATCAGCTTTTTCATCTCGGCGTCGGCCGGGGCCGGCGGCACCATTAGTCCTGCCGGGACCACTCAGGTCAGCTATCGTGGCAACCAGACATTCACCATCGCCCCGCGGCCCGGCCACGCCGTGGCTGGCGTGACCGTTGACGGCGTCAATCAGGGCGCCTTGACCGGCTTTACGTTCACCAATGTCACGGCCAACCACAGCCTCGGTGCCACATTCACCAACCTGCCGCCGCCCGGCTTGGGTTTCGCCCGCGATGGGAATGGCAATTTGGAAATAAGCTGGTCCGATGCCTACGGCGCAACACTGGAAACTTCTCCCGTGCTTGGACCCGGCGCGGTGTGGAGCCCGGTTCAAGAACCTCCGGCCCATGGCGCGGGCCGCTACACATTTACAGCCACACCGGGAGGCGAAGCCGCCTACTATCGGCTGGCCTACTGATCTGAACCGCAACCCGCATGAATACGAAGCTCATTTGTGGGAAAATATCTGAGCGTCGCATGGCCCGTCGCCTTGTGAGAAACCTCAGTCCAGGTGGGCGCCTCATGGCGCGGCGAAGGCCGCCAGCTGACCGGTTTGCGGTGGCGACCGTTGGTCCCGCCAATGTCTGGTCCGGAGCAGGGGATTGAGGCACCATTCACGGCATCGCCATGCAACTGCATCTCATTGATTACGCCATTTTTGCTGCCTTCATCGTATTGGTGGTGGCTGTCGGCATTGGTTTCAGCCGGAACGAAAAGGACAGCGAATCGTATTTCCTCGCGGGCCGCGGACTGTCCTGGTGGCTGATTGGGTTTTCCCTCATTGCCGCCAACATTTCCACCGAGCAATTCGTGGGGATGTCGGGCAGCGCGGCCGACCGGCTCGGGCTGGCGATTGCCAGCTATGAATGGCTGGCGGCCATCACCCTGGTGGTCGTGGCGTTCTTCTTTCTGCCCTATTTTTTGCGGGCCGGGATTTACACCATTCCAGAGTTTCTGGAGCGCCGTTTCAACCGGCTCACCCGGTCCATCATGGCCGTGTGCATGGTGGTGATTTACATCCTGTTGGTGGGCGCGGTGACGTATTCAGGGGCGTTGACCATGCAGACCGCCTTCGCCGGCAAGCAGCTTTTCGGCATCCTGCCCATGACGGTGACGACAGGCGCCTGGTTGATTGGTCTCATGGCGGCGGTTTACGTCGCCATCGGAGGACTCAAGGCCTGTGCCTGGGCGGATCTGGTGCAGGGCAGCGCGTTGATCATGGGGGGCGGGGTGATCATGTATTTCGCGCTGCATCAGCTTGGCGCAACGCCGCTCCATGAACTCGCTTCGCAGTCACCGTTGCCGGCCGGTTTGACGGATGCATCCAGCGGCAGCGCGAAGCTCCTCGCGTTGAATGCCGACAAGTTCCACATGGTCCTGCCGCGGACGGATCCCTTTTTGCCGTGGACGGTGCTGCTGCTGGGCCTGTGGATACCCAATTTCTACTACTGGGGTCTCAATCAATACATCATGCAGCGCACGCTCGGCTCGCAATCCCTCGCGCAAGGCCAGCGCGGCCTCGTGTTTGCCGCGTTCATGAAGCTGCTGATCCCGTTCATCATCGTGATGCCCGGGATGATCGCGTTCAATCTGTTCAGCAGCGACATGCAGGCGGCAGCCCGGCCGGGCAACGAACGCGCGCTGCAACGTTTCGCCGCCGTTCGGAGCGATCCGGACCGGGCGCAAACGATTTTTGTGGCGGACGAAGCGTGGCGGAAAAGTCACCCGGAAACCGCCGCTGAGCTGGCCGCATTCAACGCCCGTGTCAGCACGCGGGCCGCCGCCGAAGGCTTCACGCCGGAGGAGGAGAAGCTGGTGGGCTACAAATACGACACGGCGTTCGGATACCTCATCAGCCGGGTGCTGCCCGAAAATTCCGGCTGGCAGGGATTCGTGCTGGCGGCGCTGTTGGGCGCGGTGGTCAGCACGCTGGCCTCCATGCTGAATGCCGCCTCCACGATTGTGACCATGGACGTCTATCGCCTGCATTTTGATCCCGAAGCGTCGCAAACGCGGCTGGTGGGCCTGGGGCGCATCTTGGTGGGGGTGTTCATGGTGCTGGGGTGCGCGGTTGCGCCCCGGCTGGGCGACCCGCACATCGGCAACAGCATTTTTGCGCTCATCCAGGAAAGTCAGGCCTACATCTACTCGGGCATCCTGGCGGTCTTTTTGGTGGGGATGCTTGTCCGCCGTGCGCCGCCGCTGACGGGGACCGTGGGGTTGGTGCTGGGTCCGGTCTCATTCTGGGCCATCAAACAACTCGCGCCGCGCCTTTCATTTGTAAACCGCGCTTCGCTCGCGTTTGGGATCGTCATCGCGGTCATGCTGGCGATCACGGTGGTGCGTCCGCTGCCGCAGCCCGTTCAGTTGGGCACGTTCTCGCGGATTGATTTGACGCCATCCCGGGCGGCCAAGTGGTTCGGCGCGCTGGTGGTCGTGCTGACGGTCATCCTTTATCTCGTGTTTTGGTGAAACTCCGCAAAGCCTATGGAAACGCTTACTAAAAGGGCTCCGAGCAATGGAGCGGTTGCCGGCTCCTCCGTTCCCGGCAAATCAACCGGACTGCCCCGTCAGGGCGTTACAACGGCGCTTCTGGCAGACATGATGCCGCCGCTGCCAACACCGCGGCCGACGCGCGTCCTGGTGCTGGGGTGTGGCGTCAAGATGCACTTTCCTTGGGCGCGGGCCTGCCGGCTTTACGACGCGGCGGTGCGCCAGGTGACCGGCAGCCTGCCATCCGGGTGCTTCGATGTGCAGCGCGCTCCCGAGCCGTTTGAGGATCCGCGGGCCATGCTCGCGTTCTTGGATTCGCAGCTGACCGAAGGCATCGATGGGATCGTGTTTTTTCATGCGGCCTATACGGCGGGGGAGATTGGTTCTCAGTTCGGACGCTGGTGGCTGGACCATCCGGTGCCGGTGTTGAGCTGGTCGGTTCCGGACGCGGCCGCCGAACGTTTGGAAAGCAACAGCCTCTGCTGCCAGAATTTTTTGCTGAACATGTGGCGTCGGCTGGGCGTGAAATATGCCTGGCTGCACGCTGCAGTTGGGGATTCGCCCGGGCCGGTGCTGGCCCGGTTTGGCCGGACGGCGCGCGCCCGCGCCCGCTTCAAGCACGGTCGGGCCCTGCACATTGGCGGCTCCCGCGTGCCGGCCTTTTACGATGGCGAGGTTGATGAGCTGGCGGTGATGCGGCGCTTCGGATTGCGTTTTGACCGGATTGACCTTGAGGCGGCTTTTCAACATGCCCGCAAGTTTTCCGAGGCCGATCTGCGCCGGCTCCGGGATGCCATTGTCAACTCGCCGCAGTGTGCGCGGAATGACGTGCCGGACGGACAGATCTTTCAAACGTTGCGTCTCGGCCTGGCGGCGCTGGACCTGGCCGCACACGGCGGCTATCTCGGCTGCACGATCAAGAGCTGGCCGGAACTCTTCAATTGCTATGGCTGCGCGACGGACGGAGCCGTTTCGATGCTCAATGACCTGGGGCTTTGCACGGCGGAGGAGGGCGAGATGAACGGTTTGTTGTCCTCGCTTGCCCTGCAACTTGTGAGTGAGGGCGGCGCGGTGCCGACCATGATGGATTTGTCCGCGCTCAAGGCGGAGGCCAACCGCCTGGGCATCTGGCATTGTGGCGCGAGCCCCACCCGCTGGCTGAAGCGGGGCACCCAGTATGAGGCGCGCAAGCATTCCATTCTCGAAAATGCCGATCCGGCGGATGCCGTGGGGTTGATGCTCGAGTTCTTGCTGGAGCTCGGCCCGGCCACGGTCCTGCGTTACCAGTCGCCGGATGCGGCCAGCGCCTTTGCCTTTGAAGGGGACCTGGTGGACACGCCGCTGCCATTCCGCGGGGTTTATGGCGAACTGCATCCCCGGCCTCCGCACACCGCCGCGCAGATCATCGGGACGATCTTGAGCCGCGGGTTGGATCATCATTGGAGTCTCGGCTACGGCCACTGGCAAGCCGACCTGACCATGTTGCACCATTGGCTGGGCATTGCCGAACTGCCTGTGCAGGCGGCGGACAGCGCCCACGGGTTGAGTTGGAGCTGATGCGCGCAACCTCACCCAAAGCGGAAGTGCTCGTCACGGGCTTGAACTTGGTGGACGTGCTCGTGCGGCTGCCCGAGCACGTCCAATCCGGTGAAAAGCATGAGGTCGCGGATTTGGTGCTGCAAGGGGGGGCTCCGGCGGGCAACGCGGCCAGCTTGCTCGCATCCTTTGGCTGGCGCACGGGCTTCATTGCCCGGATGGGCGAAAACGCCCTGAGCTGCGTGGCGCGCCAGGAATTTCTCCGGCACGGTGGTTTGGCGGATTACTTCATCCCGGATGCGGATGCGGTGCCGGGAATGGCGTTGGTCGAGATCCATCCGTCTTCGGGTGAGCGGACGGTTTTCTATTCGCTCCGGGGTTACCGCTCGTTGAAGGCCGCGGACATTCCCGTGGCGGATGTCAAGCAGGCCAGGCTGGTTCTGGTGGATGGCTATGAAACGGCCGCCGCACAAACCATGCTGGAAGCTGCGCGGGACGCGGGTTGTTACGCCGTGCTGGATGTCGAAGCCGGCGATCCGGCCGTGCTCCGCCGGCTGATCGAACTGGGCACCGACATTATTTTGCCGCTCGGCGCGGCGCAACGGCTGAGTAACACCCGCGAACCCGCGGCCGTCTTGCGCAAGCTGGCCGCCTGGACTCGCGGGCAGTTGCTGGTGACCGACGGCCGGAACGGGAGTTGGGCCCTCGCCGCGGACGACGTCCTCCATCAACCAGCTTTTCCGGTCCGGGCCGTGGACACGACCGGTTGTGGGGATGCTTACCATGCCGCCTATGCCTCGGCGTTGCTCGATGGCTTGCCCTTGGAGCAGCGCATGGAATTCGCCTCGTGGGTGGCCGCCCATGTGGCACTCGCCATCGGCGGGCGCGCCAATCTGCCCACGCGACAATCCATCCGCGAGAGCGATCTCGGCCGGTTGTCACCGGCGTTGCGCGCACACCTGTTGAAGACCTCATGAAAGCCAGACTCGAACGCAAACTCCAACGAATCCGGGAAAACCCCGCCGGCCGTGAATTCATCCTGGCGGATGCCAAG is part of the Verrucomicrobiia bacterium genome and encodes:
- a CDS encoding PfkB family carbohydrate kinase → MRATSPKAEVLVTGLNLVDVLVRLPEHVQSGEKHEVADLVLQGGAPAGNAASLLASFGWRTGFIARMGENALSCVARQEFLRHGGLADYFIPDADAVPGMALVEIHPSSGERTVFYSLRGYRSLKAADIPVADVKQARLVLVDGYETAAAQTMLEAARDAGCYAVLDVEAGDPAVLRRLIELGTDIILPLGAAQRLSNTREPAAVLRKLAAWTRGQLLVTDGRNGSWALAADDVLHQPAFPVRAVDTTGCGDAYHAAYASALLDGLPLEQRMEFASWVAAHVALAIGGRANLPTRQSIRESDLGRLSPALRAHLLKTS